The genomic stretch TTCGAGCGCCCGCTCGGCAAGCGCGCCGTGTCCGATCTCCCGCCTCCCGGGGGAGCGGATCGGCCGGGCCTCGCCCGTGCTGTAGGGCGGGAAATTGTAATGGTGCATAAAGCGTTTGGTCTCCTCGATGCCGAGCCCGTCCAAGATCTGCTCGTCACCTACCGGACCCAGCGTAACCGCAGAAAGAACCTGGGTCTGCCCCCGGGTGAAAAGCCCGGAGCCGTGCGCCCGCGGCAGCACCCCGACTTCGACGCTGAGAGGACGAATCTCGCGCAGCCCCCGACCGTCAATCCGGATCTTCTCATCCCGGATCAGCTCCCGGACGATCTTCTTCTCCACCGCTTCGAGCTCTTCCCGGATTAGGGCCTCCGCCTCCGGGTATTTTTCTAGGAGAGCAGCCGTCAACTCTTTCTTCGCGTTTTCCACTAGCTCTTCGCGGGCCTTCTTGTCTAACCGCGCGTCAACACAACGCCGGATCGCGGCCGCGAGGGCCGTCTGGCCGGCCTCCCTGACTTCCTGGACCATTACCGGATCGGGCTCCGGGAATTCTATTGCCAGTTTGGGCGATGCTAAGCCCAGGGCCAGTGCCTCTTCCCGGAAGGCGGCGATGAAATCGACAATCTCCCGCACGACCTGGTGTCCGCGGTCGATGGCCTCCAGAATCTCGCTTTCGGGCACCTCTTTCGCCCCGCACTCCACCATCATAATCGCGTCCCGGGTACCGGCCACCACGAGGTGGAGCTTATTCCGCTCCTCCTGCGCAACCGTAGGATTAATCACGTATTCCCCATCAACCAAGCCGACGATAACGCCACCGATCGGCCCGGCGAAGGGAATCTCAGAAAGAGAAAGGGCCGCCGACGCCCCGATCATCGCCGTGATCTCCGGGGCGCAATCCTGGTCTACCGACATGATTGTAGCCACCACGTGCACGTCCCGCCGCAACTTCTGGGGGAAAAGCGGCCGGATGGAACGGTCGATAAGCCTTGCTGAGAGGACAGCTTTCTCGCCCGGTTTCCCTTCGCGCCGGAGAAAGCCTCCGGGTATCTTTCCTACAGCGTAATGGCGTTCCTCGTAATCCACGAGAAGCGGAAAGAAGTCTATCCCTTCCCGCGGCTCCGCAGCCATCGTCGCCGTCACTAACACCACGGTATCGCCGTAACGCGCCAGAACCGCGCCCGATGCCTGCCGGGCAACCCGGCCCACTTCGAGAACCAGTGGCCGGCCGCCGATAACCATTTCTTTTTTGTGAATTACCCTATCCTGCATAATTGAAACTTGCCTCCTGTATTACCTCCTGCAAACCAGGTTTTCGCCTATAAAAAAGGGGGGGCTTACCCCCGCCTACTTCCGCAAACCTAACTTTTCAATCAGACGCTGGTAACGTTTAAAATCATAATCGCGCAGGTAGTTTAAGAGCGCCCGTCGCTGCCCGACCATTTTCAAGAGGCCTCGCCGCGAGTGAAAATCCTTTTTGTGGACCCTCAAGTGCTCGCTTAGCTGGTTGATCCTCTCGGTCAGGATGGCTACCTGCACTTCCGGCGAACCGGTATCGTTTTCGTGAATCCGGAAACCTTCGATGAGCTCCTTCTTCCTCTCCGCCGTCAGCGCCACCAACCTTCACCTCCCTCTAATTGCCGTAAGCCCAGTCGCACCGTCCCCAACGGTCCCAACCGCGCCTACGGTTCATTTCCCGATCACGGTAATTACCAGGCGCCCTTCGGGGATATCCTTAACTACAAGGTCGAAAACCCTGCCCGACCGGGCCACAAAGCCCCGGAAACGGGTGGCCGTTAAGACCGTCCCCGGCACCGCCTCCGCAGCGGCAATAATATCCCGCATGGTAATCTCCGCCTGGCGCGCTTTACGAAGCCGCCGTGCAGCATGCTCCGTAACGATGACCCGCATCGGTGCTTCCCTATCCGGCAGGCCTCGCCGCGCTTTCCTCAGCTTCGCTCAAAAAGGCGTAAAGCGCATCGGCAAATGCCTTGACGCTTGCTCCCGCGGGATCTGAACGCTTATAAAAAGACTCGAGCTCGGCCCTTAACCGCTGGAACTCCTCACTGAGACAGATTACCGCAATCTGGTCAAGCCAGATCTTGAAATCCGCCAGCTTTTGCGCCGCACCGGTCAGCTCCACGCGGGCGCCTCCTCACGCGATCAAACCCAAGTTTGATTTTAACACAAAGAAGAAGCGGTGTAAATTATTCTGCGGCTCACCTGTGATAAGTATTGGCCCCACCACGCCATTATCATTATACAGAGCATATAACTTTTTTATTATCGTCCGCCCGCGGCAAACGCCCTTATTTAGCAAGCGCGCGGGCCGCAGCCACATCCCGCCGGATCTGCTCCACAAGCTCCGCGACCGACCGGAAACAGCGCTCTTCGCGGAGCCGCCGGGTAAAAGATACTTCCAGCCGTTTACCGTAAAGGTCGCCGTGGAAGTCGAAGAGAAAGACCTCAACCCGCCGCCCAGCCGGAGCATCGCCCGCAAAAGTCGGGCAGACGCCGATGTTGGCTACACCAAGAAAGACCTCCCCGTCGACCACCGCTTTCACCGCGTAGACCCCGTTGGCCGGGACCAAAACCTGGGAATCAACCTCAAGGTTCGCTGTCGGAAACCCGAGCTCGGTTCCCCGCTTCGCGCCAGACACCACCGTTCCGGCGAACACGGGATAATAGCCAAGGTAACGCTGCGCCTCCTCCACCTTTCCCGCCGCAATCAAACCGCGAATGAGGGTGGAAGAAACGGGCTGGTCGCCCACCAGCACCGGTGGGATCACCTCAACCGTAAAACCGTACCGCGCGCCAAGTTCCCGCAGGGTCTCGGGTGTTCCCGCGCCCCGGTGGCCGAACGTATAGTTGTAGCCGACAAAAACCGCCGCCACACCGATTTCCGCGCAGAGAACCTCCCGGATAAACGCCTCCGGCGATAGCAGCGCAAATTCCCGGGTAAAAGGAATAGCGAGCAGGATATCCACGCCAAAACTGCCGATCAAGCGCTGCTTGAGTTCGGGAGCAAGCAGGAGCGGCGGTGCCGCGTCCGGGCGCAGAACCATGGCCGGATGAGGCTCGAAAGTGAAAACCGCCGCGGTCCCCTGGTTCTCCCGCGCATACTCCACTAGTCTTTTGATGATGCGCTGGTGGCCGAGGTGAACCCCGTCGAAATTGCCGAGTCCTACGCAAATCTTCCGGTATGAATGCCGTAAGCCTTGATAACTGGTCAGAACCTGCAAGATCGAACCTCCCCTGCCCTGAAGTCAGGAAGTATAAACCCAAACCGGTTTGAAGGTGATTTCTTCGTTTGCGGTCAACTCCAAACGGGCAACGGCCAAAAGGTCCTGCCCCGCCACGAGTCTGACCAGCGTACCTGGTTCTAAAGCCCCGCCAAAATCCGCCGTACCCGCAGGGTAGAGCCGGCTCCCACAGCGCACCGCCTTAACGGCCGAAGGCTTTACCGCTACTGCGGGAAGGTGGGTCAGAGCCTCAGAAACCGGAATAACAGCCTCCTTAAGCCTCCCCTCTGCTTTAAGCGCAGCCAACTCTTCCAAGGCGTGGGCTGCCCCCACCTCAAAGCAACCTACCCGCGTCCGCAATAGAAAACTTAAAGTCGCGCCACACCCTAAGACCCTCCCTATCTCTGCAACCAGGGTCCGGATGTAGGTCCCCTTGGAACAGGCAACGTGAAGAAGGGCGCGGGGGTGCTTTTGTCCCCATTTTCCGTCCAAAAGCCGCAGTGAATAAATCTCAACCGTCCTGGGCGGCGCCGCCACTATCGCACCGGCCCGGGCCAGTTTGTAAAGCCGTTCGCCCCGGTAGTGCACCGCCGATACGGGCGGCGGCACCTGACTTATCCGCCCCGAGAAGGACGGGAGGACAGCGGCAACGTCCTCCGGTCTCAAACCGGAGGCATCCCGGCAGGCGGTAATCCTGCCCCATGCATCCTGCGTATCGGTCTCAATCCCGAAGATGGCTTCAGCCCGGTACTCTTTATCGTCCGCGATAAATTGGGCCGCCCGCGTCGCCCGCCCGAGCAGGAGGATGAGAACACCAGCCGCGCCAGGATCAAGGGTCCCCGTATGGCCAACCCGCTTCAACCCAACCAGCCTGCGCATCCAATCTACAACATCGTGCGACGTCATCCCCGGCGGTTTTAAAACGTTAACCACTCCATCCACCGGTGCCGTCACTGCCCTTCTTCCCGGACCGCAGCGACCGCCGCCTCGATTACCGCCGCTTTAATGCGCTCCAGCTCCCCTTGCACCACCGCACCGGCCGCCCGCGGGTGACCGCCCCCGCCAAACTGAGCGGCCAGCCGGCTCGCGTTAACAAAATTCTTCGAGCGAAAGCTCACCTTTACCCGGCCATCGTCCATCTCCCGGAAGAAAAGTGCTACTTCGACCCCCTCGATCATCCGGCCGTAGCTTACGATCCCGTCGGTATGCTCGTCCGCGAGCTGAAGCCCCGCCGCCACCTCCCGCGTCAGGCTCATCCAGGCGACCCTGCCGCAGGGGCTGAGTTCGAGCGTGTTGAGCGCCGCCCGCAGCGCTTCAATGCTTTTGAACGGTTTCTCCTCAAAGACCCGCAGGCTGATCTCGCGTACGTTGGCGCCAGCCTCGATAAACTCCGCCACGCGCCGGTGGGTAGCCGCAGTGGTCGTCTCGTAGCGGAAGCCACCCGTATCGGTCGCCACTGTAACGTAAAGACAGGTGGCGATCATCCTGTCGATTTGCCAGCCAAGAAGCTTCAACAGGTCGAAGATGATCTCACCCACCGCCGCTGCCCCGGGATCGACAAAATTAAGATCCGCGTACGCCGCTGCTGATACGTGGTGGTCAATCAGAATCGCCGGTGTTCCGGAGGCCCGCAATTCGTTGATCACAGGCTCTAAGTTCCCGAGCCGCTCCGGAACCGAAGTATCAAGAATCACGACGGCGCTGAAAGCGTCCGTGCCGCGCTGCAGCAGCGCAGGCTCCACGCAAATCCGGTCGACGGCCGGTAAGAAGGAGTAAATCGACGGCACCGGCCCGGGTAGAGCAAGGACCGTCTCCTTTCCCGCCCGCTCGCACGCCAGACTCAGCGCCAGCATCGAACCGATGCAGTCACCGTCCGGCATCACGTGCCCGACAATAAGAAACCGCCGTCCCCGCTTAAGCTCCTCGGCTACCCTACTTAGGCTGCTCACTGGCCCCATCCTTCTTTAGTTCATCTATCAGGCGCGCAATCTTTACGCCGTAGTCGATAGAGGGGTCAAACCGGAAACTAATCTCCGGAACATGGCGGAGTCTGATCCGCCGGCCGAGCTGGCTGCGGATAAAACCCTGTGCTCTTTCGAGCACCCCGAGCGTGCTCTCGCACTCCGCAGGCGAACCATAAACGCTCAGGAAAACTTTCGCGTACCGCAGGTCGGACGATACCTCGACCCTAGTAATCGTGAGAAAACCGAGACGCGGATCTTTCAGCTCGTTTTGGAAAATATCGGCCAGCTCTTCTTTAATCGCCTCGGCCAAACGCGCTGCGCGGTGTGCCATCGATTTACCTCCGTTTACTCAAGCTGGCGCTTGACAGCCTCGGTCACAAAGAACTCCAGTTCGTCTCCTTCCTGGATGTCGTTGTAATTCTCGACCATCAGGCCGCACTCGAAGCCCTGCGCCACCTCGCGGACATCGTCCTTAAACCGCTTAAGGGAGGAAATCTTGCCGGTATGCACCACAACACCGTCCCGGATTACTCTGACACTCGCATCCCGGCCCACCTTGCCCTCGCTAACGTAGCAGCCCGCAATGGTACCCAGCCGGGAGACGTGGAAGACCTTCCGCACCTCCGCCCGTCCGGTCACGACCTCGCGGTACTCGGGCTCGAGCAAACCGGAGAGGGCTGCCTTCACATCGTTGATCGCGTCGTAGATTACCTGGTAGAGCCGGATATCGACCTTTTCGCGCTCCTGCGCCTTGCGTGCGTTCACGTCGGGGCGCACGTTGAAACCGATGATAATCGCACCAGAAGCCGAGGCCAGCATGATATCGGTTTCGGTGATGGCCCCTACGCCCGTATGAATCAGGTTAACCCTGACCTCGTCAGTGCCTAAGCGCTCGAGGGCCTTACTCAAAGCCTCAACCGAGCCCTGAACGTCAGCCTTGACGATCAGCGGCAACTCCTTGATCTGCCCTTCCTGGATGCGTCTATAGACATCCTCAAGGGCAATTTTCGCCCGGGCGCGGGCCTCTTCCTCACGCTTCTTTGCCAGGCGCTTCTGCGCGATCTGGCGGGCCAACCGCTCCTCCACAACCACAAAGGCCTCGCCCGCCTCAGGCACCTCTGAAAAGCCGAGCACTTCTACCGGTGTCGAGGGGCCCGCCTCGCTCACCCGCCGGCCACGGTCATCGATCATGGCCCGGACCCGCGCGAACTGCTGGCCCGCAACGAGGGTATCGCCGACGTTGAGGGTACCGTTCTGCACCAGCACGGTGGCAACGGGACCGCGTCCCTTATCGAGGCGCGATTCGATGATTGTCCCCCGCGCGGGACGGTCCGGATTGGCCTTGAGTTCTAAAATATCGGCTACCAGCAGGATCATTTCCAGAAGGTCTTCGATCCCCTGTTTCTTTAAAGCCGAAACCGGAACCACAATCGTATCGCCGCCCCAGTCTTCCGGAACGAGGCCCTGGTCGGCAAGCTCTTTTTTCACCCGGTCGGGGTTGGCGTTCGGCTTATCGATCTTGTTCAGGGCAACCACTATCGGCACGTTGGCTGCCCGGGCGTGGTTAATGGCCTCAACCGTCTGCGGCATGACACCGTCGTCGGCCGCCACCACCAGTACCGCTACGTCGGTTACTTTGGCGCCCCGTGCCCGCATCGCGGTAAAAGCTTCGTGGCCGGGAGTATCGATGAAGGTGATCTTCCGGTTATTCTTTTCGACCTGGTAAGCACCGATGTGCTGCGTAATGCCCCCTGCTTCCGTGGCGGTCACGTTGGTCTTACGGATGGCGTCCAGCAGCGATGTCTTGCCGTGGTCCACGTGGCCCATCACCGTTACTATCGGCGGTCGGGGTTTCAGCGCCGCGGGATCGGTTTCCGGTTCTTCGGCCAGCAGCGATTCGATATCGAACTCCGGCTTGACCTCGACCTCGTAGCCGAACTCTTGAGCCAGGATCGCAGCCGTCTCGGCGTCGATTTCCTGGTTTATCGTCACCAGCATTCCAAGCATCATCAGCCTTTTGATGAGGTCGGCGGCCTTTACGTGCATCTTCTCGGCCAGATCCTTGATGGTGATCGTCTCGCCGATCTGGATTGGTTTCCTCTCAACCGGTCTTAGGGCCTGAGCCGCAGTCTCCTTCCGCCGCTTGACCAACTTATTCTTGAGTTTTTCGCCTTCTTCTTCCCACTCAGGCAGGAAACGGTCCGTAGCCCGCTCTTTGATCTTCTTCTCCGGTTTGAACCGTTCCGTTTTCTGCTGGACCTTGGTCTTATCCACCTGCGGCGGTGGCGGAATCACGCCGAGCTTCGGCGGCCGCCGGTCACCCGCAGGGCGCCGGTCACCCGCAGGACGGGTCTCCTTTTTCTCCCCGGGCAACTCGCGCCGTCCGGTATGCGGACGTCCTTCTCTTGGCTGTCTGGCTTTGCCAGTCCCGGTTGCCGGCCGCGAAAAGGGCTTGTGCCCCTCCGGCCTTCCTATGGCTTCCCGCTCGCGCCGGGGTTCCGGCAGGGTAACCATTCCTTTCCCGACGGCACCCGTCACTTTCTGCACCTCTGGTGGTTTCCGTACCGCCGCCGCTCCCGCGGCCTGCTGGGGGACGGGTGCCACAGCTGGTGCCGCATCAGCCGGTTTCTCGGAGGCGGGCGCCTCGGTGACTGCCGGTTTAACCGGCGCAGCAACGGTCGCCTGGCCCTGCTCCCTAGCGACATCCGCTGGCCTGGCTTCGGGAGCCGCCTTGGGTTCCGGCCGCACGGCAGGAGCGGTAATTCCACCTAAGATACCTTTGCCTATCTTTTTCTCGAAGGTCAGCGGGCGCTCCGCAAACCTCCTGTCGGGAGGACGTTGCGGCACTCTATCGACCAAACCCGGCCCATACTTCGAAAGGGCAGACGCATCTTTCGCTACCGCCTCCGGCTTCGGTTCTTTTGCTTCCGTCCGCGGCGGCGGCGCCGGCCCCCCGGAAGCTTTCTCCCCGCCTGCATCCGGTGCTTCCCGCTCCCCTCTGGGTTTCGCAGGGGAAGGGTTCACCACAACAGCGTGCTCACCCGCCGGCCGCGTAGCTCTTGCCGCAAGTGAGGCCCGTAATTTCATCTCTTCTTCCTCGGTCAAAGCCGAGAAATTACATTTGACTTCAATGCCTAAATCGGCAAGCTTTTTTATCAATTCTTTACTCTCCATGTTTAGCTCTTTCGCCAGTTCATGCACCCTTTTTTTCGCCATTCCATCACCTCCGCCTCTAAACGAAACAAGCCTATTTCTCGCCTCCCCCTATCAGGTTAAGAATGCGCGCCGCGAGACTTTCATCGAGAACGGCTACCACCGCCCGGGGCGGCCGGCCAAGTGCCGCCCCCAATTCAGCCTTCCGGCCGTAAACAACAACCGGAATTCCCGTCCCCCGCGCAAAGCGCTGGAAATCCTTGGCAGTCTGACCGGCGGCGTCGGCAGCAACAATAACAAGGCGCGCTTCCCGCTTCCTGATTTTAACCCGGACGACGAAATTCCCGGAAGCCACCTGGCCAGCTCGCTGCCCCAGACCCAAGAGCTGGACTATGTTTTTGGCGGGCACCGCCGCATCAACTCCTCTCGAATGGCATCGATTACTTCTGCGGGTATGTTTTGTTCGAAAACGCGCTCGAGTTTCCTGGTCTTAATCGCTGCGGCCATGCAATCTGCCGACGGGCAGATATAAGCCCCCCGGCCCGATTTTTTCCCGGTATGATCAACCAGGATCTCCCCGTCAGGGGTACGTACCACCCGGATAAGCTCCCTTTTCGGCTTCATCTCGCGGCAGCCAACGCACTGCCGTAACGGCACCCTCTTACTCCGCGCCAAACCCATACCCCCAAGCGCTGGCACGAGCGACTCCGGTTACCAAAGCCGGTGTTCCCACCTGTCAGCTCCCACGTTCCGCATATTCCTCTTCCTGCTCCTTGTAAAAAGCGGCGTATTCCTGGGCGTAGATTTCCTCCATCTGCGACTCACTCTTGATGTCGATCTTCCACCCCGTCAGCTTCGCCACCAGGCGCGCATTCTGCCCCTCTTTCCCAATAGCCAGCGAAAGCTGGCTGTCCGGCACGATGACGCGGGCAATCTTTTCTTCCTCCCATACCTCCACCGCCACAGCCTTTGCCGGGCTCAAGGCCTCGGCTATAAAACGGGAGGGGTCGGGGTCCCACCGAACAACGTCGATCTTTTCGTGGCGTAGTTCGTTAACCACCGCCTGCACCCGGACTCCCTTCGGGCCAACGCAGGCGCCTACAGGATCAACGTTTGGGTCGCGGGAGTAAACCGCGATCTTGGAACGGACGCCCGCTTCACGGGCTACCGCCTTCATCTCCACCAGCCCCTCCTGGATCTCCGGCACCTCGATCTCAAAGAGACGCCGCAGAAATCCCGGGTGCGTCCGCGAAACGATGATCTGGGGGCCTTTAGGCGTCTTCCGCACCTCCAGGATGAACGCGCGGATCCGGTCACCCGGCCGGTAACGCTCGCCGGGTATCTGCTCCGCCGGCGGGAGGACCGCCTCGGTCTTGGCCAGCTCGATATAGACGTGGCGCTGCTCCACCCGCTGGACCGTCCCCGTGATTATGTCCCCTTCACGGCTGGCGTACATCTCGTAAATCATGTTGCGCTCGGCCTCGCGAATGCGCTGGACCACCACCTGCTTTGCCGTCTGGGCCGCGATCCGGCCGAAATCTTTGGGGGTAACTTCTATCTCCACGATATCGCCTACCTCGTAGCGCGGGTCAATCGCCTTAGCTTCCGCGAGGGAAATCTCCGCCCGCGGGTCGCCAACCGACTCAACAACCACGCGCTGGGCAAAAACTCGGCACTCGCCCGTTTCCCGGTCGATATAGACACGGGCGTTTTGCGTCGAGCCGAAGTGGCGCCGGTAAGCCGAAAGGAGCGCCGCCTCAATCGCCTCCAACAGCATCTCGGTCGCAAGACCTCTCTCTTTCTCTAAGTCGCGCAGTGCTCTTAAGAACTCTATGTTCAACCGTCAGCCCCCCTACTGCCAGTGAAATACCAAGTTGGCCTTTTGAATTGCCGTGTACGGAATCTCCAGTTCGGCCCCCTCGACGAGTAACCGCACCTTCTCCTCACCCGCCGCGATAATCCTGCCGGTGAATTTACGCCGTCCTTCAAAAGGAGTTGCGGTCAAAATACGCGCTTCGTGACCGGTAAAACGCAAAAAATCGGCCGGTTTTTTGAGCGGCCGTTCGATCCCAGGAGAAGATACCTCTAAGGCGTAGGCGTGGGGAATGATATCCTGACGGTCAAGCTCTTGACCTAGCCGCTCGGAGAGGGCCTCGCAATCGTCAAGTCCCACCCCGTCCGCCTTATCGATGAAAACCCGCAGGACCCAGCGGCCCCCTTCCTTCCGGTATTCCACATCAACAATTTCCAGACCGAGCGCCGCCGCTAACGGGCCGGCAACCGCCTGCACCCGGTCGGCAATCCTGTGTTTTACCTGCACCGTAAAAACCCCCGCCCAACAAGTCTTCAGGCATCCCTTAAATTAACACGAAAGAGTGGGAACTACCCACTCTTTGCCAGGACTTAAACGTCACCACCGCTACCAAACGTAGTATAGCACAGAATCAGGTCCCTGTGCAACTGAAATTATGCCGCAACTCCTGCCGCGAATGGTCCCTGAATCCCCGACCTCGCCGGGAGCCCTGCGTGGCTGGCACCAAAACCGCCACTCGCCGGCCTACTCAACCCCGAGCAGGCGGTGCAATTTCTGCACTACGGTTTCCTTGGGCGTATAACCTACCTCCTGCGCCACCACCTTGCCGTGCTGGAAAAAGAGGAGGGTGGGAATACCCTTGATCCCGTAGCGCTGGGTAAGCGCCTGGTTCTCGTCAACATTGAGCTTAGCTACTTTCACCCGCCCGGCAAACTCATCAGCCACCTGGTCCACTATCGGTGACATGCTCCGGCAAGGTCCGCACCAGGCCGCCCAAAAATCGACTAGCACCGGCAGTTCGCTCTTTAACACCTCTTCCTCGAAATTCCGCTCGTTAACCTCAATTACCATCAAAGCTTCACCCCCGCGTTTTTTCAAGCGTGCGCGGGCCCACGGCCCGCCAGTATCAGATCCTTCACCCACCTTCGGCCGTCGGCCGACAACCACCAGCTTCCGAACCCCGGCCTGGAGCGCTGAAAGGACTCCAAATCTGTTTTAGATCGCTGCTCCCGCACTTAGGGCAACGGACACTCTCCTTCTCCGCCCAGCTGACCAGCACTGTAAAGCGGTGGGCGCAACGCCGGCACTCAAATTCGTACTGCGGCACGCAACTCACTCCTCCATCGTCCTGTACAGGCGGTCCGGCTGTCCGTACAAAAATAGTATAACGCACCGGGGGCACCCTTTAAACGGCAACCGGTAACGGGCAGTCCCCCGAATAGCGTAACACTTTTATTTTAACTTTTTTGCCGGGAAAGATGAAGTGGTATTTTGCAAATTTTCTTGAGAAAGGAGACTTTTTACAATCTCCTTGAAAACCGGCGCGGCAGATGCGGCCCCGCTCTCGCCGTTCTCCACCATTACCACAACGATATACTTAGGCCGTTCGGCCGGTGCGTACCCGGCAAACCAGGCGATCTTCCTTTTGCCCCCGGTTTCGGCCGTCCCCGTCTTCCCCGCACAACTCCATTCTTCTGTACCACCCTGCCGACCGGTGCCTTCGGCCACCGAAAGCGCCATCATTTCCCGTAACTTGGCCGCGGTTGCGGCCGAAAAAACCCGCCTGCCGGCATCTGGCGGCAGTTCCTCCAAAACGCCGCGCCAGCGGAAGCCTTTTACCAGGCGCGGCCGGACATAGACCCCGTCGTTAACGACGGCGTTGACCAGGGCCGCGACCTGAACAGGCGTCACCAGAAGGGGGCCCTGGCCCACACTCAGGTTGACCAGGTTATGGGGCTGCAGGTAACAGCTCACTTCTTGCCGCGCATCCCGGGGCAGGGGGTAGCCTACCACTCCCCGGTCGGTGAAGCCGCAGCGCCGGTAATAGGCAAGCAACCGCGTCTTCCCGAGGGCCAGCCCCACCTGCGCAAAGACCGGGTTGCAGGACTGGGCAAAGGCGCGGGCGAAGGTTATGGCACCGTGACCGGCAGGTAGCCAGCAGGGGATGAGGGGGTCTTTAGCGCCCCGGCAGAAAAAGCGGCTTTCCGGTTTTACCACACCCTCCTCACAAGCCGCCGCAGCCACCAGGATCTTAAACACTGAACCCGGCGGGTAAGGGGCAAAAGCCCGGTCCAAAAAGGCGGCGCTGTCACCCGCCTGCTCGCTGCAGGGATGCGCCGGTGCAAAGGCGGGCCTGCTGGCCACAGATAGGATGTCGCCTTTCCTCGCGGCAAGCACCACCACTGCTCCCCGGGCCACCTGCGCATCCATCACCGACTCTACCGCCCGCTGCACCCGGCTGTCGATAGCCAGAACCAGGTCGGACCGCCCGGCATCTTTGAACCTTTCGACGCGGACCCCAAGGCCGCCGATAACCCTGCCCCGCGCATCCCGGTAAATCCCAGCGACAGCACAAGGCACAGTACCTTTAAGGAGGTACTCGTAGTAGTACTCGCACCCTTTCCTGCCCACGTAATCGTCAAAGGCGTAAGGTTTTCCGGTGCGCGCCAGCTTCCGGTATTCCGCGCCCGAACCGATCCGGCCCAGATGCCCTACCACATGGACCGCCAGGGGTCTCGTGCCGTAGCGCTCCCGGTAGGGAACAACCGCAACCCCCGGCCAGCCGGCTTTCGTGATCGCCGCCGCCTGCCCAGCCGTCAGACGGTAGGGGAGGCAAACCGGGTCGCGCCCGATTTGCGCCGCCACCCGCTCTGCGGGAACACCGAGCAACGCCGCGAGGCCGCCTGCCACCTGCTGTTTTTCCCGCACCAGCGCCGGGAATACCGCTACCCGCTTTTCCCAGTGTTCACCCGTCAGGGAAATACCGTGGGCGTCGAGGATACTCCCCCGGGGGTATTCCTCAAGCGGCAGCACAT from Thermodesulfitimonas autotrophica encodes the following:
- a CDS encoding polyribonucleotide nucleotidyltransferase, whose amino-acid sequence is MQDRVIHKKEMVIGGRPLVLEVGRVARQASGAVLARYGDTVVLVTATMAAEPREGIDFFPLLVDYEERHYAVGKIPGGFLRREGKPGEKAVLSARLIDRSIRPLFPQKLRRDVHVVATIMSVDQDCAPEITAMIGASAALSLSEIPFAGPIGGVIVGLVDGEYVINPTVAQEERNKLHLVVAGTRDAIMMVECGAKEVPESEILEAIDRGHQVVREIVDFIAAFREEALALGLASPKLAIEFPEPDPVMVQEVREAGQTALAAAIRRCVDARLDKKAREELVENAKKELTAALLEKYPEAEALIREELEAVEKKIVRELIRDEKIRIDGRGLREIRPLSVEVGVLPRAHGSGLFTRGQTQVLSAVTLGPVGDEQILDGLGIEETKRFMHHYNFPPYSTGEARPIRSPGRREIGHGALAERALEAVLPPEDVFPYTIRIVSEVLESNGSTSMASVCASTLALMDAGVPIKAPVAGIAMGLIKDGDTVSILTDIQGVEDRLGDMDFKVAGSAAGVTALQMDIKIPGVTREILERALAQAREARLYILETMKQTIAAPRPELSPYAPRVLHMVIDPEKIRDVIGPGGKVIRKIIELTGAEIDVEDDGRVYITAPTEEAGRKAMEIIQNLTAEVTVGQVYLGRVTRVADFGCFVEIIPGVLGLPGKEGLVHISQLAPQRVEKVEDVVKEGDQILVKVIGYDNQGKIKLSKKEAMRAVEQRENKRPDRRSQRIRIRSSK
- the rpsO gene encoding 30S ribosomal protein S15, which gives rise to MALTAERKKELIEGFRIHENDTGSPEVQVAILTERINQLSEHLRVHKKDFHSRRGLLKMVGQRRALLNYLRDYDFKRYQRLIEKLGLRK
- a CDS encoding bifunctional riboflavin kinase/FAD synthetase: MQVLTSYQGLRHSYRKICVGLGNFDGVHLGHQRIIKRLVEYARENQGTAAVFTFEPHPAMVLRPDAAPPLLLAPELKQRLIGSFGVDILLAIPFTREFALLSPEAFIREVLCAEIGVAAVFVGYNYTFGHRGAGTPETLRELGARYGFTVEVIPPVLVGDQPVSSTLIRGLIAAGKVEEAQRYLGYYPVFAGTVVSGAKRGTELGFPTANLEVDSQVLVPANGVYAVKAVVDGEVFLGVANIGVCPTFAGDAPAGRRVEVFLFDFHGDLYGKRLEVSFTRRLREERCFRSVAELVEQIRRDVAAARALAK
- the truB gene encoding tRNA pseudouridine(55) synthase TruB, with amino-acid sequence MTAPVDGVVNVLKPPGMTSHDVVDWMRRLVGLKRVGHTGTLDPGAAGVLILLLGRATRAAQFIADDKEYRAEAIFGIETDTQDAWGRITACRDASGLRPEDVAAVLPSFSGRISQVPPPVSAVHYRGERLYKLARAGAIVAAPPRTVEIYSLRLLDGKWGQKHPRALLHVACSKGTYIRTLVAEIGRVLGCGATLSFLLRTRVGCFEVGAAHALEELAALKAEGRLKEAVIPVSEALTHLPAVAVKPSAVKAVRCGSRLYPAGTADFGGALEPGTLVRLVAGQDLLAVARLELTANEEITFKPVWVYTS
- a CDS encoding DHH family phosphoesterase, which produces MSSLSRVAEELKRGRRFLIVGHVMPDGDCIGSMLALSLACERAGKETVLALPGPVPSIYSFLPAVDRICVEPALLQRGTDAFSAVVILDTSVPERLGNLEPVINELRASGTPAILIDHHVSAAAYADLNFVDPGAAAVGEIIFDLLKLLGWQIDRMIATCLYVTVATDTGGFRYETTTAATHRRVAEFIEAGANVREISLRVFEEKPFKSIEALRAALNTLELSPCGRVAWMSLTREVAAGLQLADEHTDGIVSYGRMIEGVEVALFFREMDDGRVKVSFRSKNFVNASRLAAQFGGGGHPRAAGAVVQGELERIKAAVIEAAVAAVREEGQ
- the rbfA gene encoding 30S ribosome-binding factor RbfA, whose product is MAHRAARLAEAIKEELADIFQNELKDPRLGFLTITRVEVSSDLRYAKVFLSVYGSPAECESTLGVLERAQGFIRSQLGRRIRLRHVPEISFRFDPSIDYGVKIARLIDELKKDGASEQPK